Genomic segment of Deltaproteobacteria bacterium:
ACAGTCCGCACCCTAATGTGATGCGGGTCCATCGTGCAGCGCCTATTTCGGCTGAGATTATCGTTCGCCGTTACATAACGGGTTCGCTTTGGCGTGATTATCAGGCAGGCAGCGCGGGCGCCTACGAAATCGATTTCCCGGTTGATTTAAAGCGCGACCAGCGTTTTGAAACACCGATTATCACTCCCTCTACGAAGGCAGCGGTCGGTGAGCACGACCTACCGATTAGCCGCCGTAATTTGGTTGCCGAGGGTCACGTGGAGCAGGCGCTCCTCGATGAAGCTTGCGAGAAGGCTTTGGCTCTTTTTGAGCGAGGGGAGGCTCTTGCAGCTAAGCAGGGTCTGATTTTGGTCGATACCAAGTACGAATTCGGGATGATCGATGGAGAGCTGGCAGTGATTGATGAAATTCACACCGCGGACTCAAGCCGATACTGGATGGCAGACGAGTACGAAGCACGATTCGCAGCAGGCGAATCTCAGCTTATGCTTGATAAGGAAAATATTCGCCAATGGTTAATCTCTCAAGGTTATCAGGGCGAGGGTGAGCCGCCTGCGATTCCTGGTGAAATCCGAGTGGATCTAGCAGAGAAATACGTTGAGCTCTATCAGCGGCTGCTTGGTAAGAGTTTCGAGCCGGCCAAAATCTCAAGCCCATCCGAGCTTTACGATACGCTCAAGGCTTAAGGTGTAGGTTCTAGGCCTACCAAATCGTAGTTTCAAGTCGCCTGATTCCACCAAAATGTAGATCCTCTCGTTCAAGGAAACGCTGGCTTTGCGCTGGGGTTTCCTATCCTTCCGATTCTACAGCCCTTTGAACATTTGCGTGATTTTGGCACGGTGGTTGCTCGACGCTATGGAGAGAACTCCGTGCGGACAACCCGCCACGGGGCGACTTTTCGGCGATTTACGTAAAAAGGACCACGAGCATGTTGAAGCAGGCAGAATATATTTGGCTAGACGGTACAGCACCCACCCAAGAACTTCGTTCCAAGACGCGCATCTTAGAAACCGAAGGGATTACCTTAGACGGTTTCCCTGATTGGGCATTCGACGGGTCTTCTACTGCGCAATCTCCTGGCAACGACTCAGATCTAACCTTAAAGCCAGTTAGCTTTGTTGATGATCCTATCCGGGGCGAAGGTAACTATCTCGTTATGTGCGAGGTTTTCACGTCCGACGGTGAAGCGCATGAAACAAATCACCGGGCGACCCTCCGAGATGTATTGGATGCGGGCGCAAGTGAACTCGGCGCTTGGATGGGATTCGAGCAAGAATACACGCTGTTTGAAGGTGCACGACCACTTGGCTGGCCCGAAGTAGGGTTCCCGGCTCCTCAAGGCCCGTTCTACTGTGGCGTAGGTGCCGACAAAGTCTACGGCCGAGAAATTGTTGAACGTCATACCGAGCTTTGCCTGCAGGCAGGCCTTATGATTTTCGGAACCAATGCGGAAGTTATGCCGGCGCAGTGGGAATTTCAGATGGGTTACCGAGGCGTCGCGGGTGAATCAGCTGACCCATTGACTGTATCCGACCACCTTTGGTTTGCTCGCTGGTTATTGAACCGTGTCGGTGAAGACTACGGTGTCTCTGTTAATTATGAAGTAAAGCCTGTGAAGGGTGATTGGAACGGAGCGGGCGCTCACACCAACTTTTCGACTTCTAAAATGCGCCATCCCGAAACCGGTGCGGCGACTATTGAAGCGGCGGTATCGGCTTTACAGGAACGGCATGGCGAGCACATTTCTGTCTATGGAGCGCATCTTGAAGAAAGGCTTACGGGCCTACACGAAACGTGCTCAATCAGTGAATTTAAGAGCGGAACTGCCGACCGTGGAGCATCCATTCGAATTCCGCTTGCAGTGTCAAAGCAGGGCTTTGGCTACATCGAAGACCGGCGCCCCGGAGCGAACTGCAACCCATACCAGGTTGCGTATATGCTGATGAAAACCTTGAGTGGTCAGTGAGTTGAATCTTCAATGAAATAAAAAAAGCCGGGAAAGGTCACCAACCCATCCCGGCTTTTTTTCTATATCTTAAACAGGCCTAAATCCTGATGCAGCCAAGGAGTGTAATTCTCCGGATGGCTTCGAGCGTCATCAATGAGCTCTTGCATCGCGACAAACTTAGTGTCCTGAACTTCTTCTTTGTCCAGCACAAAAGGTCCGTCATGACAGGCCTGGTAGGTTTGCACAAACTCTCGGTCGAATATGCCCAGCTCGGGATACTCAAGACTGTTGAGTCGGTAGTTCGCCACCAGACGAACCGTCAATCGGATAGACAATTCTTCCCACGCACCGCGCAATGCTGTCTCAAAACCGAATTCACCCGGTTTTGCATGCTCTGCTACAGCCAGGTCCCAAAGAGACGGTGCAACGTCCTTCTGGTCTGCTCGCTGCTGTAATAGTACCTTGTCGTGTTTGTTAAAAACCCAGACATGGACGGAACGATGAAAGAGACCACGCGTGTGAACGATACTGCGAGGAGCCTCGCCCACACGGTGATTTTCTTCGTCAAAGACTTCAAAAATCTCCGATGACAATTGATTAACCTGCTAGTTAGCCAATCAGCGATAAAGCTGATTGCGGAAGCTGGTTAGCCTGCGCCAATACCGATGTGCCTGCTTGACTGAGGATTTGGTTGCGACTCATCGCAGCCGA
This window contains:
- a CDS encoding glutamine synthetase — translated: MLKQAEYIWLDGTAPTQELRSKTRILETEGITLDGFPDWAFDGSSTAQSPGNDSDLTLKPVSFVDDPIRGEGNYLVMCEVFTSDGEAHETNHRATLRDVLDAGASELGAWMGFEQEYTLFEGARPLGWPEVGFPAPQGPFYCGVGADKVYGREIVERHTELCLQAGLMIFGTNAEVMPAQWEFQMGYRGVAGESADPLTVSDHLWFARWLLNRVGEDYGVSVNYEVKPVKGDWNGAGAHTNFSTSKMRHPETGAATIEAAVSALQERHGEHISVYGAHLEERLTGLHETCSISEFKSGTADRGASIRIPLAVSKQGFGYIEDRRPGANCNPYQVAYMLMKTLSGQ
- a CDS encoding NUDIX domain-containing protein; translation: MSSEIFEVFDEENHRVGEAPRSIVHTRGLFHRSVHVWVFNKHDKVLLQQRADQKDVAPSLWDLAVAEHAKPGEFGFETALRGAWEELSIRLTVRLVANYRLNSLEYPELGIFDREFVQTYQACHDGPFVLDKEEVQDTKFVAMQELIDDARSHPENYTPWLHQDLGLFKI
- a CDS encoding phosphoribosylaminoimidazolesuccinocarboxamide synthase; its protein translation is SPHPNVMRVHRAAPISAEIIVRRYITGSLWRDYQAGSAGAYEIDFPVDLKRDQRFETPIITPSTKAAVGEHDLPISRRNLVAEGHVEQALLDEACEKALALFERGEALAAKQGLILVDTKYEFGMIDGELAVIDEIHTADSSRYWMADEYEARFAAGESQLMLDKENIRQWLISQGYQGEGEPPAIPGEIRVDLAEKYVELYQRLLGKSFEPAKISSPSELYDTLKA